The following are encoded together in the Gemmatimonadota bacterium genome:
- a CDS encoding propionyl-CoA synthetase yields the protein MRHSLHEGLRDAHARTYDDAARDPEWFWGHAARQLHWDVPPALVLDRSTAPLYRWFTGGMLNTCYNAIDRHVEGGRAEQAAVIYDSPVTGIKRTLTYRELQAEVALFAGVLTSLGVTKGDRVVIYMPMTPEALIAMYGCARIGAVHSVVFGGFASHELAVRIEDASPKVVVSASCGVEVSRVVDYKVLLDKALELSSHKPAHVITLQRPQRLCTLLPGRDHDWHELMARARPVPCVPVQATDPLYILYTSGTTGRPKGVVRDNGGHAVALLWSMQHVYDMDPGEVFWAASDVGWVVGHSYIVYAPLLLGCTTIIHEGKPVGTPDAGEFWRVIQEHKVSALFTAPTAIRAIKKEDPLGHCYKPYDTSSLRALFLAGERLDPDTYHWARALLQRPVVDHWWQTETGWPVAANCLGIEQLPVKPGSPTKPVPGYTVEIVDDDGNILPPEKEGAVTLRLPLPPGTLSSLWQDDERFISTYLSKYPGRYLTGDGGYIDEDGYLFIMGRIDDVIIVAGHNLSTGSMEQALSAHPDVAECAVFGVKDALKTQLPLGLAVLKSGVTRSADVICEELVQAVRLAVGPVANFRKVAIVARLPKTRSGKVLRGTMRKIADGEAFAVPPTIDDPATLDEVRVALQSLGYARETDAPIGG from the coding sequence ATGCGCCACTCCCTGCACGAAGGCCTGCGCGACGCCCACGCGCGCACCTACGACGATGCCGCCCGCGACCCGGAGTGGTTCTGGGGGCACGCCGCCCGCCAGCTCCACTGGGACGTCCCCCCGGCCCTCGTCCTCGACCGGTCGACCGCCCCGCTCTACCGCTGGTTCACCGGCGGCATGCTCAACACGTGCTACAACGCGATCGACCGCCACGTGGAGGGGGGGCGCGCCGAGCAGGCGGCGGTCATCTACGACTCGCCGGTCACCGGGATCAAGCGCACGCTGACCTATCGCGAGCTGCAAGCGGAGGTCGCGCTCTTTGCCGGCGTGCTCACCTCGCTCGGCGTGACAAAGGGCGACCGCGTGGTGATCTACATGCCGATGACGCCGGAAGCGCTCATCGCGATGTACGGCTGCGCGCGCATCGGGGCGGTACACTCGGTGGTCTTCGGTGGCTTTGCCTCGCACGAACTCGCCGTGCGCATAGAGGACGCCTCCCCCAAGGTCGTCGTCTCGGCGTCGTGCGGGGTCGAGGTCTCGCGCGTGGTGGACTACAAGGTGCTGCTCGACAAGGCGCTCGAGCTGTCGTCGCACAAGCCGGCGCACGTCATCACCCTGCAGCGTCCGCAGCGCCTCTGCACCCTCCTCCCGGGGCGCGATCACGACTGGCACGAACTGATGGCGCGCGCCCGTCCCGTGCCGTGCGTCCCGGTGCAGGCCACCGATCCGCTGTACATCCTCTACACCTCGGGAACGACCGGTCGCCCCAAGGGAGTGGTGCGCGACAACGGCGGGCATGCGGTCGCGCTGCTCTGGTCCATGCAGCACGTGTACGACATGGACCCCGGGGAGGTGTTCTGGGCCGCGAGCGACGTGGGGTGGGTGGTGGGGCATTCCTACATCGTCTATGCCCCCCTGCTGCTGGGATGCACGACGATCATCCACGAAGGAAAGCCGGTGGGGACGCCGGACGCCGGCGAGTTCTGGCGGGTGATCCAGGAACACAAGGTCAGCGCCCTGTTCACGGCGCCGACCGCCATCCGCGCCATCAAGAAGGAAGACCCGCTGGGCCACTGCTACAAGCCGTACGACACCTCGTCGCTGCGGGCGTTGTTCCTGGCGGGAGAGCGTCTCGACCCCGACACCTACCACTGGGCGCGCGCCCTGCTCCAGCGCCCCGTCGTCGATCACTGGTGGCAGACCGAGACCGGGTGGCCGGTGGCTGCCAACTGTTTGGGGATCGAACAGCTCCCCGTCAAGCCGGGCTCTCCCACCAAGCCGGTCCCCGGCTACACGGTGGAGATCGTCGACGACGACGGGAACATCCTTCCGCCGGAAAAGGAGGGAGCGGTCACGCTGCGCCTCCCCCTGCCGCCGGGGACGCTGTCGTCGCTCTGGCAGGATGACGAACGCTTCATCTCCACCTACCTCTCGAAGTACCCGGGACGTTACCTCACCGGCGACGGCGGCTACATCGACGAGGACGGCTACCTCTTCATCATGGGGCGCATCGACGACGTGATCATCGTCGCCGGGCACAACCTGTCGACCGGGAGCATGGAGCAGGCGCTCTCGGCGCACCCAGACGTGGCCGAGTGTGCGGTGTTCGGGGTGAAGGACGCGCTCAAGACGCAGCTGCCGCTGGGACTGGCGGTGCTCAAGTCCGGCGTCACCCGAAGCGCCGACGTCATCTGCGAAGAGTTGGTGCAGGCGGTGCGGCTGGCGGTGGGGCCCGTGGCCAACTTCCGGAAGGTGGCGATCGTGGCGCGCCTCCCCAAGACGCGCTCGGGGAAGGTGCTGCGTGGGACCATGCGCAAGATCGCCGATGGCGAGGCGTTCGCCGTCCCACCCACCATCGACGACCCGGCAACACTGGACGAGGTCCGCGTCGCGCTGCAATCGTTAGGCTACGCCCGCGAGACCGACGCCCCCATTGGCGGCTGA
- a CDS encoding HAD-IA family hydrolase, producing MSLLKCHGFLFDMDGVLVDSRAVVERTWQRWAERRGFDADAIVPIAHGRRASDTLRDIAPHLDIAAETAWIDEVERNDLEGVVAMPGAAALLAHLPGLAWAIVTSCSDALARARLAACGLPIPRVLIAAERIGAGKPAPDGYLAGARALGIAPAECVVFEDAPPGIQAGLAAGARVVGLATTYPAERLTDATRIVRDLTEVRIGRDHGAQPVLGGHDVFHVLLGG from the coding sequence ATGTCGCTCCTCAAGTGCCACGGCTTCCTGTTCGACATGGACGGCGTCCTCGTCGACTCGCGCGCGGTCGTCGAGCGCACCTGGCAGCGCTGGGCGGAGCGGCGCGGCTTCGACGCCGACGCCATCGTCCCCATCGCGCACGGACGCCGCGCCAGTGACACGCTCCGCGACATCGCCCCGCACCTCGACATCGCCGCCGAGACGGCCTGGATCGACGAGGTGGAGCGGAACGACCTGGAGGGGGTGGTGGCCATGCCGGGCGCCGCAGCGCTGCTGGCACACCTGCCCGGGCTGGCGTGGGCGATCGTCACCTCATGCTCCGACGCGCTGGCGCGGGCACGACTGGCCGCCTGCGGTCTCCCCATCCCGCGCGTCCTGATCGCCGCCGAACGCATCGGCGCCGGAAAGCCGGCCCCCGACGGCTACCTCGCCGGCGCACGCGCACTCGGCATCGCCCCAGCCGAATGCGTCGTCTTCGAGGACGCCCCCCCGGGGATCCAGGCAGGACTCGCCGCCGGCGCGCGCGTCGTCGGGCTGGCCACCACCTACCCGGCCGAGCGACTCACCGACGCCACCCGCATCGTGCGTGACCTCACCGAGGTACGCATCGGGCGAGACCACGGGGCGCAGCCCGTCCTGGGTGGACACGACGTCTTTCACGTCCTGCTGGGCGGCTAG
- a CDS encoding NAD(P)-dependent alcohol dehydrogenase yields the protein MRAYIHCTYGPPSALRYETLPRPVPNDSQVLVRVLAVSVNPADWHEMRGTPMIARPSMGWRVPSEIAMGTDFAGVVEAVGKRVTRFHPGDSVFGAASGAFAEYVVARESRLMPKPARITMAQAASIPIAAITALQGVRDQGAVRAGSRVLVNGASGGVGTYAVQIAKALGAEVTGVCSSRNAAMVRAIGADHVIDYTTVDFTQQPDRYDVIIDMVGNHPLGTMRQVLAPRGTYVMIGGPSGRWFDPLPRAAATMVYSWLGDQPMHFFIARITQPDLDVLRALIDSGKVTPVVDRTYRFDQLPEAMAYLETGRARGKVVVSIP from the coding sequence ATGCGCGCCTACATCCACTGCACCTATGGCCCGCCCTCGGCGCTTCGCTACGAGACGCTCCCCCGGCCGGTCCCGAACGACTCGCAGGTGCTGGTCCGCGTCCTCGCCGTCTCGGTGAACCCGGCCGACTGGCACGAGATGCGCGGGACCCCGATGATCGCTCGACCCAGCATGGGGTGGCGTGTGCCATCGGAGATCGCGATGGGGACCGACTTCGCCGGCGTGGTCGAGGCGGTCGGGAAGCGGGTGACGCGTTTCCATCCCGGCGACTCGGTCTTCGGGGCGGCCAGCGGGGCGTTCGCCGAGTACGTGGTGGCGCGGGAGTCGCGCCTGATGCCCAAGCCGGCGCGCATCACGATGGCGCAGGCGGCGTCCATTCCCATCGCGGCGATCACCGCGCTCCAGGGGGTGCGCGACCAGGGGGCGGTGCGCGCCGGTTCACGCGTCCTCGTGAATGGGGCCTCCGGCGGCGTCGGCACGTACGCGGTCCAGATCGCCAAGGCACTCGGCGCAGAGGTCACTGGGGTGTGCAGCAGCCGCAACGCGGCCATGGTGCGCGCCATCGGTGCCGATCACGTCATCGACTACACCACGGTCGACTTCACGCAGCAACCCGATCGCTACGACGTCATCATCGACATGGTGGGCAACCACCCGTTAGGCACGATGCGCCAGGTGCTCGCGCCGCGCGGGACCTACGTCATGATCGGGGGGCCGTCGGGGCGGTGGTTCGACCCGCTGCCGCGGGCCGCCGCCACCATGGTGTACTCATGGCTGGGCGACCAGCCCATGCACTTCTTCATCGCCCGGATCACCCAACCCGACCTCGACGTCCTGCGAGCGCTGATCGATTCGGGGAAGGTGACCCCCGTCGTCGATCGCACTTATCGCTTCGACCAGCTTCCCGAGGCGATGGCCTACCTCGAGACCGGGCGCGCGCGTGGCAAGGTGGTCGTGTCGATCCCCTGA
- a CDS encoding SET domain-containing protein-lysine N-methyltransferase, which produces MSSVPRDADSSPPSPPIASPAGDPFEIRDSPIQGKGAFATRYIPPGVRLIEYAGERLTPAQSEARYPDVPGERHHTFLFAIDDDVVVDAAVNGNDARWINHSCDPNCDAVIDGGRIWIESIRDIVSGEELAYDYAYILEERHTPAAKKRFPCHCGAENCRGTILAKKR; this is translated from the coding sequence ATGTCCTCCGTGCCCCGCGACGCCGATTCGTCCCCGCCCTCTCCCCCCATCGCGTCCCCGGCCGGCGACCCGTTCGAGATCCGTGACTCGCCGATCCAGGGGAAGGGAGCCTTCGCCACCCGCTACATCCCCCCCGGCGTTCGCCTCATCGAGTACGCCGGCGAGCGCCTGACGCCGGCCCAGTCCGAGGCGCGCTATCCCGACGTCCCCGGGGAGCGGCACCACACCTTCCTCTTCGCCATCGACGACGACGTGGTGGTCGACGCAGCGGTCAACGGGAACGACGCGCGCTGGATCAACCACTCCTGCGACCCCAACTGCGACGCCGTCATCGACGGCGGACGCATCTGGATCGAGTCGATCCGCGACATCGTGAGCGGCGAGGAGCTGGCGTACGACTACGCGTACATCCTCGAGGAACGCCACACACCGGCGGCCAAGAAGCGCTTCCCCTGCCACTGCGGAGCGGAGAACTGTCGAGGGACGATCCTCGCGAAGAAGCGCTAG
- a CDS encoding SCO family protein, whose amino-acid sequence MQLHHRLLAGLTLGGALLFSACGRGAGDKAGESADAASTSGFRGVITSPPREKPDFTLTDFNGEPFNFRLATNGKVTLLFFGYTHCPDVCPLHVANVAAVLKKLPFEARDAIRFVFVSTDPERDTPARLKEWLGGFDPSFIGLRGSVEEVNRILYTLRMPPIDLSQKPAAAPQEYLVGHAAQVLAFSTDGYSRLEYPFGIRQDDWAHDLPKLARGELPNGTAPSGPGGVDLKPMAESAAPAVAIRVAAALMPQPATTTEGALYLVLRNGASEDTLYAVESPAAGRASMHETMPGDHQAMGHMMPLAEVVLRSGETLQFLPGARHIMLHDFKVRPSVGDAVPVRLRFRRAGDVIVVANVVAYADVERMLTAAASSLGQ is encoded by the coding sequence ATGCAACTCCACCATCGATTGCTCGCCGGGCTCACACTCGGCGGGGCGCTGCTCTTTTCGGCGTGCGGCCGCGGAGCGGGTGACAAGGCGGGCGAGTCGGCCGATGCGGCGAGCACGAGTGGCTTTCGCGGCGTCATCACCTCCCCGCCGCGCGAGAAGCCCGACTTCACGCTGACCGACTTCAATGGCGAGCCGTTCAACTTCCGGCTGGCCACCAACGGCAAGGTCACGCTCCTTTTCTTCGGCTACACGCACTGCCCCGACGTCTGCCCGTTGCACGTGGCGAACGTGGCCGCGGTGCTCAAGAAGCTCCCGTTCGAGGCACGCGACGCGATCCGGTTCGTCTTCGTCTCGACCGACCCCGAGCGCGACACCCCCGCGCGCCTCAAGGAGTGGCTGGGGGGCTTCGACCCGAGCTTCATCGGGCTGCGCGGCAGCGTGGAGGAGGTGAACCGCATCCTCTACACGCTGCGCATGCCGCCGATCGACCTGTCGCAGAAGCCCGCCGCCGCACCGCAGGAGTACCTCGTGGGGCATGCGGCGCAGGTCCTCGCCTTCAGCACCGACGGCTATTCGCGACTCGAGTACCCGTTCGGGATCCGGCAGGACGACTGGGCGCACGACCTCCCCAAGCTTGCCCGCGGCGAGCTGCCTAACGGCACCGCGCCGTCCGGGCCGGGGGGCGTCGACCTCAAGCCGATGGCCGAGTCCGCGGCGCCGGCGGTGGCGATTCGCGTGGCGGCGGCGCTCATGCCGCAGCCGGCGACGACCACCGAGGGGGCGCTCTATCTCGTGCTGCGCAACGGCGCGAGCGAGGACACGCTCTACGCCGTCGAGAGTCCCGCCGCCGGTCGCGCCTCGATGCACGAAACGATGCCCGGCGATCACCAGGCGATGGGACACATGATGCCGCTTGCGGAGGTCGTGCTGCGCTCGGGCGAGACGCTGCAGTTCCTCCCCGGCGCGCGGCACATCATGCTCCACGACTTCAAGGTGCGCCCATCGGTGGGGGACGCGGTCCCCGTTCGCCTGCGCTTCCGCAGGGCCGGCGATGTGATCGTGGTGGCCAACGTGGTGGCCTACGCGGACGTGGAGCGGATGCTCACCGCCGCCGCTTCTTCGCTCGGCCAGTAG
- a CDS encoding cytochrome c oxidase assembly protein, translated as MQFWCKAEATAWTWGWTAYVGVWGFIVLLVLAVVAWNRSAARRAGEAPAPLHPLFAVGVLILWLALDWPIGPLGASHLASVHMLQFLLIGLVAPPLLLRGISPAAQATIANSAIMQQVTSPLFALAIFNVTVLVTHLPFVADALMPSQLGSMAIDLAWLVTGCFFWWPIVVPVPVRAKFPPPLRMLYLIGGLMFSPIMFGLAGFLAYSETPMYGWYELAPPLPGISSRDDHQAAGALMSIGGALVAFIGLSVIFFNWSKTEG; from the coding sequence ATGCAGTTCTGGTGCAAGGCCGAAGCCACCGCGTGGACGTGGGGCTGGACCGCGTACGTGGGCGTGTGGGGGTTCATCGTCCTGTTGGTGCTCGCGGTCGTCGCATGGAACCGCTCGGCGGCACGACGCGCCGGTGAGGCGCCGGCGCCGCTGCACCCGCTGTTCGCGGTTGGGGTGCTGATCCTCTGGCTGGCGCTCGACTGGCCCATCGGCCCGTTAGGCGCGAGCCACCTGGCCAGCGTCCACATGCTGCAGTTCCTGCTCATCGGGCTGGTGGCGCCGCCGCTGCTGCTGCGCGGCATCTCGCCGGCGGCGCAGGCGACCATCGCCAACAGCGCGATCATGCAGCAGGTGACCTCGCCGCTCTTCGCGCTGGCGATCTTCAACGTGACGGTGCTGGTGACGCACCTCCCGTTCGTCGCCGATGCGCTGATGCCATCGCAGCTGGGGTCGATGGCGATCGACCTGGCCTGGCTGGTGACCGGGTGCTTCTTCTGGTGGCCGATCGTCGTCCCGGTCCCGGTGCGCGCGAAGTTTCCGCCGCCGCTGCGCATGCTGTACCTGATTGGCGGACTGATGTTCTCGCCGATCATGTTCGGGCTGGCGGGGTTCCTCGCCTACAGCGAGACGCCGATGTACGGCTGGTATGAACTCGCGCCGCCCCTGCCGGGGATCTCGTCGCGGGACGACCACCAGGCCGCCGGGGCGTTGATGAGCATTGGCGGGGCCTTGGTCGCTTTCATCGGGCTGTCGGTGATCTTCTTCAACTGGTCGAAGACGGAAGGATGA
- a CDS encoding carbohydrate binding family 9 domain-containing protein, with protein MRTALLLAALVLALPAGAQQRTYHARRKETSADIPRLEGESVTIDGVLDDGAWQKAALLTGFSNYLPIDNIPADDSTEVYVWYTSRDVYFGVRAFERHSDVHATLAARDKIDSDDYIQIVLDPFNDRRRAFIFGVNPLGVQADGVRSEGFNPPQPRGQTFGSNPPANIDLSPDFLFESKGRVIEGGYEIELRVPLKSIRFQGTDAQSWALNVIRYVQHTGNQQTWMPTRRGAASFLVQSGTLRGFAGLHRELVTEVNPEFTQSLSGEPSGSSGEGWSYGSKANLGGNVRLRLAPNITLNATVRPDFSQVEADAAQVPGDTRFALFFPERRPFFLDGSEYFDAPGNLMYTRRILQPDAAAKLTGRIGHTTLAWMGALDGRAASTDGEARPLINLLRVRRDLFSASTAGLSFTDRTEGAGFSRVAMADTRIVFRKVYTFNATAGGSARRPVGGGEVRTAPYLDTFMNRQGLRFGLRYGITSVAPDFEAVAGYVPRSDYVSASFYNRVSFYGKPESFVQSFLMRQGYDALWLYDKFWDGRSVQETKVQLETVTNIRGGWVVSITPVRESWAFDERKYTGYATLRARPDDSGIDTLAFTPSPRTSTFVGLIRVNTPQFRSWTGRFTAFVGRDVDFFETAPARRADFTAEADFRPSTQLRLTTSYLYSHYARWRDGSTLSQANVPRLRAEYQLTRALFLRVVGQYDARRRDALRDPATNRPIVITTDGVAALASATTTRDFRMDWLVSYVPSPGTVFFAGYGSSLTEPRPFRFRELERVRDGFFIKLSYLLRR; from the coding sequence ATGAGAACCGCACTCCTGCTGGCAGCCCTCGTTCTCGCGCTGCCGGCCGGGGCGCAACAGCGCACCTACCACGCGCGCCGCAAGGAAACGTCCGCCGACATCCCGCGCCTCGAAGGGGAGAGCGTCACGATCGACGGCGTCCTGGACGACGGGGCCTGGCAGAAGGCGGCGCTGCTCACGGGCTTCTCCAACTACCTCCCCATCGACAACATCCCGGCCGACGACTCGACCGAGGTCTACGTCTGGTACACGAGTCGGGACGTGTACTTCGGCGTGCGGGCCTTCGAACGCCACAGCGACGTGCACGCCACCCTGGCCGCGCGCGACAAGATCGACAGCGACGACTACATCCAGATCGTCCTCGATCCGTTCAACGACCGGCGACGCGCCTTCATCTTCGGGGTCAACCCGTTAGGCGTGCAGGCCGACGGGGTACGCAGCGAGGGGTTCAACCCACCGCAGCCGCGGGGGCAGACCTTCGGCAGCAACCCGCCGGCCAACATCGATCTCTCTCCCGACTTCCTCTTCGAGTCCAAGGGACGCGTCATCGAGGGCGGATACGAAATCGAGCTGCGCGTCCCGCTCAAGAGCATTCGCTTCCAGGGGACGGATGCGCAGAGCTGGGCGCTCAACGTGATTCGCTACGTGCAGCACACCGGCAACCAGCAGACCTGGATGCCGACGCGCCGCGGGGCGGCCTCGTTCCTCGTGCAGTCCGGGACGCTGCGCGGCTTCGCCGGGTTGCATCGCGAGCTTGTGACCGAAGTGAACCCCGAATTCACCCAGTCGCTGTCGGGCGAGCCGTCGGGGAGCTCGGGCGAGGGGTGGTCGTACGGTTCGAAGGCGAACCTCGGCGGCAACGTGAGGTTGCGACTGGCTCCCAACATCACGCTCAACGCGACGGTGCGCCCCGACTTCTCGCAGGTCGAGGCCGATGCGGCGCAGGTGCCGGGTGACACGCGCTTCGCCCTCTTCTTCCCCGAGCGGCGCCCCTTCTTCCTGGATGGCAGCGAGTACTTCGACGCTCCCGGCAACCTGATGTACACGCGGCGCATCCTCCAGCCCGACGCGGCGGCCAAGCTCACCGGGCGCATCGGGCACACGACGCTGGCATGGATGGGGGCCCTCGACGGACGCGCCGCCTCGACCGACGGGGAGGCGCGCCCGCTCATCAACCTCCTGCGCGTGCGGCGCGACCTCTTCTCCGCCTCCACCGCTGGGCTGTCGTTCACCGACCGCACGGAGGGTGCCGGCTTCTCGCGCGTCGCGATGGCCGACACCCGCATCGTCTTCCGGAAGGTCTACACGTTCAATGCCACCGCCGGTGGAAGTGCGCGGCGCCCGGTTGGCGGGGGCGAGGTGCGAACGGCGCCCTACCTCGACACGTTCATGAACCGGCAGGGGCTGCGCTTCGGCCTGCGCTACGGCATCACCAGCGTCGCCCCCGACTTCGAGGCCGTCGCCGGCTACGTCCCGCGGAGCGACTACGTCAGCGCGTCGTTCTACAATCGCGTCTCGTTCTACGGCAAGCCGGAGTCGTTCGTCCAGAGCTTCCTCATGCGCCAGGGCTACGACGCACTGTGGCTGTACGACAAGTTCTGGGACGGACGCAGCGTGCAGGAGACCAAGGTCCAGCTCGAGACGGTGACCAACATCCGCGGCGGGTGGGTGGTGAGCATCACCCCGGTGCGCGAGTCCTGGGCGTTCGACGAGCGGAAGTACACCGGCTACGCCACGCTGCGCGCGCGCCCCGACGATAGCGGGATCGATACGCTCGCCTTCACTCCGTCGCCGCGCACGTCGACCTTCGTGGGGCTCATCCGCGTCAACACGCCGCAGTTCCGGTCGTGGACGGGGCGCTTCACCGCCTTCGTCGGACGTGACGTCGACTTCTTCGAGACCGCCCCTGCCCGCCGCGCCGACTTCACCGCCGAGGCCGACTTCCGTCCGTCCACGCAGTTGCGGCTGACGACGTCGTATCTCTACAGCCACTACGCCCGGTGGCGCGACGGATCGACGCTCTCGCAAGCCAACGTCCCGCGCCTCCGCGCCGAGTACCAGCTCACGCGCGCGCTCTTCCTGCGCGTCGTGGGGCAGTACGACGCCCGGCGCCGCGACGCCCTGCGCGATCCCGCCACGAACCGCCCGATCGTCATCACCACCGACGGGGTAGCCGCACTCGCCAGTGCGACGACGACGCGCGACTTTCGCATGGACTGGCTGGTGTCGTACGTCCCCAGCCCGGGGACGGTCTTCTTCGCCGGCTACGGCAGCTCGCTCACCGAGCCGCGCCCGTTCCGCTTTCGCGAGTTGGAGCGCGTGCGTGACGGCTTCTTCATCAAGCTGAGCTACCTTCTGCGCCGCTGA
- a CDS encoding MBL fold metallo-hydrolase codes for MRVQAVRPGIHVVSGFENGNVLVLASDTGLLLVDAQSHQRVSALDRALAGLLGGRSPHRVRAVVNTHYHGDHTEGNAFFRQLGATVIAHRNAAMQAAKDTTIAEWDNWHRTPLAPAAMPTQLVGDSAAFDFGAQRVVLVHAPRAHTDGDLLVWLPRANVLHIGDILEVGAPPFIDWWAGGSLRGMVATIDRVLPMVNDRTIIVPGHGAVATRAELQRYRAMLLAVEARVSASVGRGASLPQALAERPAREWEASMGGERRAGHFVRLVYYGVAHHR; via the coding sequence ATGCGTGTGCAGGCGGTGCGTCCCGGGATCCACGTAGTTTCGGGGTTCGAGAACGGCAACGTCCTGGTCCTGGCCAGCGACACCGGGTTGCTCCTCGTCGACGCGCAGAGCCACCAGCGCGTATCGGCGCTCGACCGCGCACTCGCTGGGCTGCTCGGCGGACGCTCGCCGCATCGCGTGCGGGCGGTGGTCAACACGCACTACCATGGCGATCACACCGAGGGCAACGCCTTCTTTCGCCAGTTGGGGGCCACGGTCATCGCCCACCGCAATGCGGCGATGCAGGCGGCCAAGGACACCACGATCGCAGAATGGGACAACTGGCACCGCACCCCGCTGGCGCCGGCGGCGATGCCGACGCAGCTGGTGGGTGACTCCGCCGCATTCGATTTCGGCGCGCAGCGCGTGGTCCTCGTGCACGCGCCGCGTGCGCATACCGACGGCGACCTGCTCGTCTGGTTGCCGCGCGCCAACGTGCTCCACATCGGCGACATCCTCGAGGTGGGGGCGCCACCGTTCATCGACTGGTGGGCCGGTGGTTCGCTGCGCGGGATGGTGGCGACGATCGATCGTGTCCTGCCGATGGTGAACGACCGCACCATCATCGTTCCCGGGCACGGCGCGGTGGCCACGCGCGCCGAGCTGCAGCGCTACCGTGCCATGCTGCTGGCGGTCGAGGCGCGTGTGTCGGCCAGCGTGGGGCGTGGGGCGTCACTGCCGCAGGCGCTGGCCGAGCGCCCGGCGCGTGAGTGGGAGGCGTCGATGGGGGGAGAGCGGCGTGCCGGGCACTTCGTGCGCCTGGTCTACTACGGCGTGGCTCACCACCGGTGA